Proteins encoded by one window of Streptomyces clavuligerus:
- the metG gene encoding methionine--tRNA ligase, producing the protein MARHLITSALPYINGIKHLGNMVGSMLPADAYSRYLRQRGHDVLYICATDEHGTPAELAAKEAGLSVAEFCAQAHVAQKAVYDGFELAFDYFGRSSSQQNSEITQHFARKLHENGFIEERAIRQVYSPADGRFLPDRYVVGTCPYCGYDKARGDQCENCTRVLDPTDLVNPRSAISGSTDLEVRETKHLFLLQSKLQREVEEWIDSVSAQWPQLSTSIARKWLTEGLHDRAITRDLDWGIPVPADTWPDLAAEGKVFYVWFDAPIEYIAATKEWSDAAPDGETRDWKSWWYEADDTVHYSQFMAKDNVPFHTVMFPATELGVREPWKKVDVVKGFNWLTYYGGKFSTSQKRGVFTDAALETLPGDYWRYFLLANAPESDDSSFTWEHFTATVNKDLADTLGNFVNRVLSFSRKRFGDEVPEGNHAGEAEAKLGEELARLLAEYEEHMETLQFRKAAAALRALWSAGNSYLEEKAPWLEIKTDPDGAALTLRTAMNLIHLYAIVSEPFIPATAAVMRGAFALEGDTATWVTAEQAKALSAVPAGTAFTVPPVLFAKITEEDLESYRARFGGAPDA; encoded by the coding sequence ATGGCTCGACACCTGATCACCAGCGCGCTTCCCTACATCAACGGGATCAAGCACCTGGGCAACATGGTCGGGTCGATGCTTCCGGCGGATGCGTACTCCCGGTACCTCCGCCAGCGCGGTCACGACGTCCTCTACATCTGTGCCACCGACGAGCACGGCACGCCGGCCGAACTGGCCGCCAAAGAGGCCGGGCTCTCCGTCGCGGAGTTCTGCGCGCAGGCCCACGTCGCGCAGAAGGCCGTGTACGACGGCTTCGAGCTGGCCTTCGATTACTTCGGCCGGAGCTCTTCTCAGCAGAACTCGGAGATCACCCAGCACTTCGCGCGCAAGCTGCACGAGAACGGTTTCATCGAGGAACGTGCCATCCGGCAGGTGTATTCGCCTGCCGACGGTCGTTTTCTGCCGGACCGGTATGTCGTGGGTACCTGTCCGTATTGTGGCTATGACAAAGCCCGTGGAGATCAGTGCGAGAACTGCACGCGCGTCCTCGACCCAACCGATCTCGTCAACCCGCGCTCGGCGATCAGCGGCTCCACGGACCTGGAGGTCCGCGAGACCAAGCACCTGTTCCTGCTGCAGTCCAAGCTCCAGCGGGAGGTCGAGGAATGGATCGACTCCGTCAGCGCGCAGTGGCCGCAGTTGTCCACCTCCATTGCCCGCAAGTGGCTGACGGAGGGTCTGCATGACCGCGCGATCACTCGCGACCTCGACTGGGGCATCCCCGTCCCCGCCGACACCTGGCCGGATCTCGCGGCCGAGGGCAAGGTCTTCTACGTCTGGTTCGACGCGCCGATCGAGTACATCGCGGCGACGAAGGAGTGGTCGGACGCCGCCCCGGACGGCGAGACCCGCGATTGGAAGTCGTGGTGGTACGAGGCCGATGACACCGTCCACTACTCGCAGTTCATGGCGAAGGACAACGTCCCCTTCCACACCGTGATGTTCCCGGCAACCGAGCTGGGTGTGCGCGAGCCGTGGAAGAAAGTCGATGTCGTCAAGGGCTTCAACTGGCTGACGTACTACGGCGGAAAGTTCTCCACCTCCCAGAAGCGCGGCGTGTTCACCGACGCGGCGCTGGAGACCCTCCCCGGCGACTACTGGCGCTACTTCCTGCTTGCCAATGCCCCTGAGTCGGACGACTCGTCCTTCACCTGGGAGCACTTCACCGCCACGGTGAACAAGGACCTGGCAGACACTCTCGGCAACTTCGTCAACCGTGTGCTGTCCTTCTCCCGGAAGCGGTTCGGCGACGAGGTGCCCGAGGGCAACCACGCCGGAGAGGCGGAGGCCAAGCTCGGCGAGGAGCTCGCACGGCTGCTCGCCGAGTACGAAGAGCACATGGAAACGCTTCAGTTCCGCAAGGCCGCCGCCGCACTGCGCGCCCTGTGGTCCGCGGGCAACTCCTACCTGGAGGAGAAGGCTCCCTGGCTGGAGATCAAGACCGACCCGGACGGCGCCGCGCTGACGCTGCGCACCGCGATGAACCTGATCCATCTGTACGCGATTGTCTCGGAGCCGTTTATTCCGGCCACAGCCGCCGTCATGCGGGGGGCCTTCGCACTGGAAGGGGACACCGCGACCTGGGTCACCGCCGAGCAGGCCAAGGCCCTGAGCGCTGTACCGGCAGGAACCGCGTTCACCGTGCCGCCGGTGCTCTTCGCGAAGATCACGGAAGAGGACCTGGAGTCCTACCGCGCCCGATTCGGCGGCGCTCCGGACGCTTGA
- a CDS encoding NAD-dependent epimerase/dehydratase family protein, with protein sequence MKIAITGGAGFIGSNLARVLTEQPKITRIQVIDNLSTGSKTSIAGLGIDFFEGDIQDADLLDQVFRGADAVVHLAALPSVPRSIRDPLASHQANATGTLQVLEAARRAGGLQVIAASSSSVYGANPRLPKHEDLTTAPMSPYAVTKLATEAYLGAYHHSLDLPVLPFRFFNVYGPGQRADHAYAAVIPKWISAALDGRPVTVHGDGTQTRDFTYVGTVCRVLTEALLHRIVEPRPVNLAFGTRVSLLDLIPEVETATGRVVHREHMPARTGDVAHSQADSSRLRALFPTVAPVALEDGVSATVDWFRTSVMSVAPN encoded by the coding sequence ATGAAGATCGCGATCACCGGTGGTGCCGGATTCATCGGCAGCAATCTCGCCCGGGTCCTCACCGAGCAGCCCAAGATCACCCGAATCCAGGTGATCGACAACCTGTCCACTGGCTCCAAGACGAGCATCGCCGGTCTCGGCATCGACTTTTTCGAGGGCGACATCCAGGACGCCGACCTCCTGGATCAGGTGTTCCGTGGCGCGGACGCCGTCGTCCACCTGGCCGCACTGCCCTCCGTGCCGCGTTCAATACGAGACCCCTTGGCCAGCCACCAGGCCAACGCGACCGGAACCCTCCAGGTCCTGGAGGCCGCGCGCCGTGCCGGGGGTCTGCAGGTGATCGCCGCCTCCTCGTCCTCCGTCTATGGCGCGAACCCACGCCTGCCGAAGCACGAAGATCTCACCACGGCCCCGATGAGCCCGTACGCGGTGACCAAGCTCGCCACGGAGGCATATCTGGGCGCCTATCACCACAGCCTCGATCTGCCGGTGCTGCCCTTCCGCTTCTTCAACGTCTACGGGCCTGGCCAGCGCGCCGACCACGCCTACGCGGCGGTGATCCCGAAGTGGATCAGCGCCGCACTCGACGGTCGGCCCGTGACCGTGCACGGCGACGGCACCCAGACGCGCGACTTCACCTATGTGGGCACCGTCTGCCGTGTCCTTACTGAGGCCCTCCTCCACCGAATCGTCGAGCCCCGCCCTGTGAACCTGGCCTTCGGGACCCGCGTATCCCTGCTGGACCTGATCCCAGAGGTCGAGACCGCGACTGGTCGCGTCGTCCACCGTGAGCACATGCCCGCTCGCACCGGCGACGTCGCGCACTCCCAGGCAGACAGCAGCCGTCTGCGGGCGCTCTTCCCGACAGTGGCTCCGGTAGCACTGGAGGACGGGGTCTCCGCGACAGTGGACTGGTTTCGTACCTCGGTCATGAGTGTGGCTCCGAACTGA
- a CDS encoding FkbM family methyltransferase, which yields MRKIFIDCGTNLGVVLNRFMHELPDHDFYAFEPNPELLPSIRRYVEQAHHPTRVEVSQSAVWTHDGTIELFLGHHESSTVMPGKRVPPVYDQQIDYSAPVPVPAIDFSAWLRRTIRPDDHVVVKMDIEGAEYPVLTKLLGDGTINLISVLYIEWHHDRFPAMSRAEHDQVAAAVSACVDVRDWD from the coding sequence ATGCGCAAGATCTTCATCGACTGCGGCACCAACCTCGGAGTCGTGCTGAACCGCTTCATGCACGAGCTTCCCGATCACGACTTCTACGCCTTCGAGCCGAACCCCGAGCTGCTCCCTTCCATCCGCCGATACGTCGAACAGGCCCATCACCCCACCCGTGTCGAGGTCTCCCAGAGCGCGGTGTGGACCCATGACGGGACGATCGAACTCTTCCTCGGCCACCACGAGAGCTCCACCGTGATGCCCGGCAAGCGCGTGCCGCCCGTGTACGACCAGCAGATCGACTACAGCGCACCGGTACCGGTGCCCGCCATCGACTTCAGCGCCTGGCTGCGGCGGACCATCCGTCCCGACGATCACGTCGTCGTGAAGATGGACATCGAAGGCGCCGAGTACCCCGTACTGACCAAGCTGCTCGGCGACGGGACGATCAACCTCATATCGGTCCTCTACATCGAGTGGCACCACGACCGGTTCCCCGCCATGAGCCGTGCCGAGCACGACCAGGTCGCCGCGGCGGTCTCCGCCTGTGTCGACGTCCGCGACTGGGACTGA
- a CDS encoding nucleotide sugar dehydrogenase → MIEKHGTQRLRVVVVGQGHVGLPLAVRAAEVGHQVVGFDMDAQRVKRLMLGESYIEDISDARLAPLLATGAYRPTADPSECEGFDIAVVAVPTPLRDGAPDLSHVEDSALLLGHHLARGATVVLESTTYPGTTEEVFGPLLERISGLTAGSDFHLGYSPERIDPGNHTWRLENTPKIISGIDEASRETIRRFYASLVDRVVPVACCKEAELAKLLENTFRHVNIALANELSIFAHELGIDVWAAIDAASTKPFGFMRFTPGPGVGGHCLPIDPSYLSWRVQRTVGRNFRFVELANDVNNHMPDYVVRRLIDGLNKRKKSVNGSRVLLLGLAYKANTGDARETPAARIAELLIGMGAEVQAADPHVSDDAHPRADGLANIKRVEVTPTGLAAADAVVVLADHDAFDYPLIAAYAPYILDCRRRLADAHVDSL, encoded by the coding sequence ATGATCGAGAAACATGGCACCCAACGGCTCCGCGTAGTCGTCGTGGGACAGGGGCATGTCGGGCTGCCTCTCGCGGTGAGGGCCGCCGAGGTCGGGCACCAGGTCGTCGGCTTCGACATGGACGCGCAGCGAGTCAAACGGCTCATGCTCGGAGAGTCCTACATCGAGGACATCAGCGACGCGCGTCTGGCGCCACTCCTCGCCACCGGCGCCTATCGGCCCACTGCCGATCCGTCCGAGTGCGAGGGATTCGACATAGCGGTCGTCGCGGTGCCCACGCCGCTCCGCGACGGAGCTCCGGACCTTTCACATGTCGAGGACTCGGCTCTACTGCTCGGCCACCACCTCGCGCGCGGGGCGACCGTCGTCCTGGAGTCGACTACGTACCCCGGCACCACAGAGGAGGTCTTCGGGCCCCTCCTCGAACGCATCTCCGGTCTGACCGCCGGCTCCGATTTCCACCTGGGCTACAGCCCTGAACGCATCGATCCGGGCAACCACACATGGAGGCTGGAGAACACCCCGAAGATCATCTCTGGAATCGACGAGGCGTCCAGGGAAACGATCCGGCGCTTCTATGCCTCCCTCGTCGACAGGGTCGTCCCGGTGGCCTGCTGCAAGGAAGCGGAACTGGCGAAACTGCTGGAGAACACTTTCCGGCACGTGAACATCGCGCTCGCCAATGAGCTGTCGATCTTCGCCCATGAGTTGGGCATCGATGTCTGGGCGGCCATCGACGCGGCCTCCACCAAGCCGTTCGGCTTCATGCGCTTCACCCCGGGACCTGGAGTCGGAGGCCACTGCCTCCCCATAGACCCCTCCTATCTGTCCTGGCGGGTCCAGCGAACCGTGGGCCGGAATTTCCGCTTCGTCGAGCTCGCCAACGATGTCAACAACCACATGCCCGACTATGTGGTCCGGAGACTGATTGACGGGCTCAACAAACGCAAGAAGTCCGTCAACGGTTCCCGGGTGCTACTGCTCGGCCTCGCGTACAAGGCCAACACCGGGGACGCTCGGGAGACTCCGGCGGCACGGATCGCGGAGCTGCTCATCGGCATGGGAGCGGAGGTCCAGGCCGCCGACCCCCACGTCAGCGACGACGCCCACCCTCGCGCCGACGGCCTGGCGAACATCAAGCGGGTCGAGGTCACTCCCACCGGCCTCGCGGCAGCCGATGCCGTCGTCGTCCTCGCCGACCACGACGCCTTCGACTATCCCCTGATCGCCGCGTACGCCCCCTACATCCTCGACTGCCGCCGTCGGCTCGCCGACGCCCATGTCGACTCTCTCTGA
- a CDS encoding histidine phosphatase family protein yields the protein MHTKHIYLIKHGETEENLRGIHQGQAVGGRLSERGRDDIRIVGSALAAAGISADQMLVSPMSRCRESVTLLAAALSPADVRVDRRLAAKNSGYLGGRPRELAADEAARLGTPIHQLRTPSGESSEDVQARYVNLWNEVRTGPHRTTVLVGHGGGIACLLLWLTGNGFKDYLQYVPGSAGVTWVEADGTAPRIRLMNVPPANLPGFLTSRTAR from the coding sequence ATGCACACCAAGCACATCTACCTGATCAAGCACGGCGAGACCGAGGAGAACCTGCGGGGCATCCACCAAGGCCAGGCAGTCGGCGGCAGGCTCAGCGAGCGGGGCAGAGACGACATCCGCATCGTCGGCAGCGCCCTCGCGGCAGCCGGGATCAGCGCGGACCAGATGCTCGTCAGCCCGATGTCCCGCTGTCGTGAGTCGGTCACGCTACTGGCCGCGGCGCTCAGTCCGGCCGACGTACGTGTGGACAGGCGCTTGGCAGCCAAGAACAGCGGCTACCTCGGCGGTCGGCCCCGAGAACTCGCCGCCGATGAGGCGGCACGGCTTGGTACGCCCATCCACCAGCTCCGCACGCCGAGCGGTGAGTCGTCGGAGGATGTACAGGCCCGCTATGTGAACCTGTGGAACGAGGTACGCACCGGACCACACCGTACGACTGTCCTCGTCGGGCACGGTGGAGGCATCGCCTGTCTGCTGCTGTGGCTGACAGGGAACGGCTTCAAGGACTATCTCCAGTACGTCCCCGGTTCAGCCGGTGTCACCTGGGTCGAGGCGGACGGCACAGCTCCCCGCATCCGGCTGATGAACGTACCGCCCGCCAATCTGCCCGGCTTCCTCACCTCCCGTACCGCCCGATGA